In the genome of Ictalurus furcatus strain D&B chromosome 13, Billie_1.0, whole genome shotgun sequence, one region contains:
- the LOC128616618 gene encoding uncharacterized protein LOC128616618, which translates to MPRLSREVAGEHLVGRRSDYSPQYKSVQCPQRMAAELPLETYGWGSHPLLFLFHSQVYFASLAAQWLGFLVSRFYGPAWDWAEQLARSGSSALYDVTQFSELFLKELLQPGQSNSLDVLERGIEVMDREDWPFHLHYTWLDRIEAAASLQVPVDAVELQPEVNIATSGLPSEVNMAASDLQLETYGEVSAVELQPEVNRATSGPPLEVNPVTSELRPEAYGEVSAVELPLEVNPAEEAVQPATSELQPETYGEVSSAEEAVPLPGPAEDSVPLPCPAEEAVTLSCPAEDVPLPSCTAEYTVLFTWAEEDVSLLSCFAEEVN; encoded by the coding sequence ATGCCGCGCCTGAGCAGGGAAGTAGCAGGAGAGCACCTGGTCGGAAGGCGCTCGGACTACTCGCCGCAGTACAAGTCCGTGCAGTGTCCACAGAGGATGGCCGCTGAACTCCCGCTGGAAACGTATGGGTGGGGATCCCACCCGCTGCTGTTCCTGTTTCACAGCCAGGTATACTTTGCAAGCCTGGCGGCCCAGTGGCTGGGCTTCCTAGTATCCCGGTTTTATGGCCCGGCCTGGGATTGGGCAGAGCAGCTGGCCCGTTCAGGGTCCAGTGCCCTCTATGACGTCACCCAGTTCTCAGAACTTTTTCTGAAGGAGTTATTGCAGCCGGGGCAATCAAACAGCCTGGATGTACTGGAGAGGGGAATCGAAGTAATGGACAGGGAGGACTGGCCATTCCACCTCCATTATACATGGCTGGACCGGATAGAAGCAGCAGCATCGCTTCAGGTTCCGGTCGACGctgtggagctccagcccgaggttaacatAGCAACTTCTGGGCTCccgtctgaggtcaacatggcggcCTCAGatctccagcttgagacctacggggaggtctcagctgtggagctccagcccgaggttaacagGGCAACCTCTGGGCCCCCGTTGGAGGTCAACCCGGTGACCTCGGAGCTCCGGCCGGAGGCCTACGGCGAGGTCTCTGCTGTGGAGCTCCCCCTGGAGGTCAAcccggccgaggaggctgtccagccggcgacctcggagctccagccggagacctacggggaggtctcatctgccgaggaggctgtcccgctgcccggCCCAGCCGAGGAttctgtcccgctgccctgcccagccgaggaagctgtcacGCTTTCCTGCCCCGCAGAGGATGTCCCTCTGCCTTCCTGCACCGCTGAGTACACCGTTCTGTTTACCTGGGCTGAGGAGGACgtctctctgctttcctgcttcgCAGAGGAAGTCAACTAG